The Lactuca sativa cultivar Salinas chromosome 2, Lsat_Salinas_v11, whole genome shotgun sequence genome includes the window atatatatatatatatatatatatatatatatatatatatatatatatatatatatatatatatattatgaatgtTGATTTTTTTCCTAGATAAATTAAGTGGAAGTTTTAATTGGTACCTATATTAAAATTGCATTATGTTTCTTTTTCATAATTAAATCATGTTATTGTCATCATTATTTTAGTCAATTTAGTTTTTTGTAATCTAATGGTTTTAGATTACATGGGAACGTATGTCATTGTTTCACTTGTTCTTCTTCTAACTTATCAATGAGAATGACAAATTTTATCTCGTTATCAAGTTCCAGTTTCTTGTTACTTTCAATTCTCCTCAAATTCAGTTCTCAATTTATGCAATATGCAAGTCAACTGTAGATGGATGGTCATTTTCGACGATATTTTCATTCTGACCCTCTCGCTTCTTTTGACCCAGTTTGATTTGGTTAAGCATTTAAAACAAGAAAAACACTAATAATTAAAATATGAAGCTTTAGTTTAGTCAaagatattataacttataaactAAACACTTAGTGCATTATTGTTGTTGCTTCCAGGAAGTTATTTGCAGACaatttatgataaaaaaaatattaaaaaaacaaaaaaataagatTAGAAAGGGACTTTTAAATTCTGTATCCCTAGTATTGGCAGGCTGTAACCATTATCATGCTGTCATCCAAAGATCCTAATGTTTTCCTAATCTTTTTTAATCCATATCATAAACGCAATGCTTcaaatatttaattacaacaaaCATATCTTTAAATAATTCAAGCCCCAAAAAAAGTAAACTGATCTTTTGGACATATTCATATGAACCCAGTCGGTGCAAATAGTTAATGATGattatataaaatacaaaattttaGATACTTCTCATTCATTAACTATGTTTATTCCAAAACATGTGTGTACTAGCGTTTATGCATAAGGTACATATGTTTTATGCAGCAAGGAGACGCTTCTCTTCCTCCTCAAGTCTTTTTAACCATCTGAATCCAAGATCACTTCCTAATCTTGCAGCATTTTCAAATTGTTCTCTTGCCAATTGGATTGGATTAGCTTCACCTGTTTTCTTCCTTAGTTTCCTCCCGTTTTTTATTAGATTAAACTTTGTTAGAGATGTAGGAACTTCATAGCCTgttcacacacaaaaaaaaaaaaaaaaaaaatccatatgAATTAGCATAAACAATAATGGAAAGAAAACAGAAACTTTAAAGGGGGGATAcctctaagaagaagggatccaTATGCAATTGCTGCCCCAGCATGATCCTAcacatatgtaaaaaaaaaaaaaattatagtttgacttttgaggtaaATATGGATACATTTTAATTACCTCAGTAGAAATAGTAAAGTAGATTGGTATGACTTATGAGTTGTTATATTATTATATACCTTCTCTGAAGCTCTATGAAAACACCATATTGCTGAGGCAACATCTTTCTTAACACAGTCACCTGTTAAATAGACAGCTCCCAGAAGGTATAGAGCATCCGGTTGCAACTACAACATTGTTACACATCAAACCCGATTAAGTTctaaacaaaaatatatttttaaaaattaaaaacaaaattgttTGGTAATTAATAATTATGTCTTTAGTGACATACCTGGTCTGCTGCCTTCTCCAAATAATAAAAAGCTTCTTGATCCGTGTCAACACCTTCATTCTGTTTATAAATTAGTTTATGGTAAAAAatttaagttaattaaaagaagataactattaaaaaaaaaaaaaaaaagaacctcGATTCTTAAATTACGACCCAATTCATATTGAGCATCTGCATCACCCATATTTGCAGCTTCGACCAATAAAGCAGCTCCTCTGTTGCAAAATCaagaaattattattttatatttatatagggAGATAATTTAAAGTGGTTACTTACATGGCTTTACATTGGCCAGGGACATGGTATTTAAGGTGCAATCTGGATAACCAATATCTGGCATGAGTGTTTGAGTTATCAACTTCTAGAGCCATTTCAAAGTTATCTTTTGCAGTGTTAAGGTGAGGAATGAGTCGTTTATCTCTGGGCTCACAATAATCAATCACTCTATCAACCTCCTTAAGTGCATTCCACCCTTTTGCAATGTACTCCATTGCCATCTTGTTTCTACTGTGGAGTCCTCGCTGCATTttgcataagggcattttagacaTTATTATATCAATGGTGATGGTGAAACAGTATTATTAATTTATATGTCAGAGTCAAATACTCAAATTGTTGCATTGTTTTGGGGTATGGAGAGTGTGTAGTAGTTAGTACCTGTTGAATGAATTGCACATGATTGAGAATGTTTTGTGTAGAACGAGCTCTCAAAACCAATGACTTCAGCATTTTCACAGATCCTGAAACCAATAAAGATGGTGCTGATAGGATTGAGAATGTGTATGGGAAATCAATTCTTTAAGCTAGATAAGTTGTTAGAGGCATTTCTACAAACAGGTGGTGTGCACCATGAAAAACATGGGGAACTAATCTTGGTAGCGTGGATACTAAGTACTAATTCGCTTGAACTAATAAGTATTCATGTCTAAGTATCGGAAATCAATCATTTAAGCTAGATAGGTTGTTACAGGCATTTCTACAAACAGGTGGTGTGCACCATGaaaaacgtggggaactaatCTTGGTAGCGTGGATACTAAGAACTAATTCGGTTGATCTAATAAGTATTCAAGTCTAAGTATCGGAAACCAATCATTTAAGCTAGATAAGTTCAATTCCTTGGGCGAGCGAACGATAAGCTGTTAGAGGCATTTTTACAAACACATGGTGTGCACCATGAAAAGCTTAGAGAATTAATCTTGATAACATGAATAACGAGTACCAAGTCCATAAAATGAAAGAAAACCATCAAAAACAAGGAGGAGTATCATACGAATTTGGAGACAGAGATCGTATGAACTCCAAACCGATAACGAGAAGCTCGGTACCTTCTGGGTAACTGAAACAAGTCTTTACACCTTCCTAGTCATGAAGACAATGAAATTAAACGAACCCAAAATAAGCACAAGGGGTCTAAATTAAAATTAGCGAAAATGTCTAGATTTTAGAAGCCTGGTTCGtaaatttcataaaaatatattttatgttgGTCATGTTTTCATTTATGGTTTTGATTCATCAATCATCATTATAAAAATAaggtattttgatttttatattttcaacTTATAACTAAAATGAATATCATAATGAAATTagaaacataaaattaaaaatctAACTTTTAAGTGGATGAATATAAATACAATATATTTTACATTATTTAAACTAACAGCCATATTATCAGATGTTTTCTTTCTTCATTGAGATTAAGCATTCAAGTTTTATTAATGACACTCGTGACATATTTCTTCCCAAACCTGTCACATGAACTATCCCTCTTGAACTATAGTTACCATACAcagttttttatttaattaatgggCTATCAAATCATATATATTATTTATGAGGGGTTTTTTTTATGTACCCCAAAATTCTTATTTCTATCTTTTTGTCTTTTTgtctttttttattgtttttatttaatgttttttgtttttaatatttgtaataaatatataacatatttttttattatccttatgttttatttatttatttttgttatttaattatttttaataaatacttattattattattattattattatgattattattattattattattactattaaaaAATTTCATTCGGAttattttgtgttatttttatttCACTTGGACTATCATTGTTTTACTTTTTTTTCGTTTTGACTATCATTGTATTGTTTTTCCATTACTATTATCTATGTGTAATTTTTCCGTTCGGACTgatcatatattattttttttcattcaGACTATCATTGTGTTATTTTTTCATTATGACTATCtttgtgttattttttttttcattcagacTATTACCGAGATATCTaatcaaattaattttttaaaataataata containing:
- the LOC111901423 gene encoding uncharacterized protein LOC111901423, with product MLKSLVLRARSTQNILNHVQFIQQRGLHSRNKMAMEYIAKGWNALKEVDRVIDYCEPRDKRLIPHLNTAKDNFEMALEVDNSNTHARYWLSRLHLKYHVPGQCKAIGAALLVEAANMGDADAQYELGRNLRIENEGVDTDQEAFYYLEKAADQLQPDALYLLGAVYLTGDCVKKDVASAIWCFHRASEKDHAGAAIAYGSLLLRGYEVPTSLTKFNLIKNGRKLRKKTGEANPIQLAREQFENAARLGSDLGFRWLKRLEEEEKRLLAA